A genomic window from Streptomyces sp. HUAS YS2 includes:
- a CDS encoding helix-turn-helix transcriptional regulator encodes MAEHVEGVELRAALLRMRRATGLPVAFGGLLRGDGRRMRIAELSGALTPALDGLAISTGSGLGGKALALSRPCAVTDYPSARHITHEYDGPVSAEGLRSVIAVPVVVRRKVRGVLYGALRDALPIGDRTFDAAMAAARDVEQALAVRDRAQEAGVPSWDEVRRAHGELRDLAPRIDDPELRERLLAVCGRLASATGGTGAAPELSLAPRELDVLAAVATGATNAAAAERLGLRPETVKAYLRSAMRKLGAHTRLEAVVAARGAGLLR; translated from the coding sequence GTGGCCGAACACGTCGAGGGGGTGGAGCTGCGGGCCGCGCTGCTGCGCATGCGGCGCGCCACCGGCCTTCCGGTCGCCTTCGGCGGTCTGCTGCGGGGCGACGGCCGGCGGATGCGGATCGCCGAGCTGAGCGGTGCGCTCACGCCGGCGCTGGACGGCCTGGCGATCTCGACGGGCAGCGGCCTCGGTGGGAAGGCCCTGGCGCTCTCGCGGCCGTGCGCGGTGACGGACTATCCCTCCGCGCGGCACATCACGCACGAGTACGACGGCCCGGTGTCGGCGGAGGGGCTGCGCTCGGTGATCGCGGTCCCCGTCGTCGTCCGCCGGAAGGTGCGCGGCGTGCTGTACGGGGCGCTGCGCGACGCCCTGCCGATCGGCGACCGCACCTTCGACGCGGCGATGGCGGCCGCCCGGGACGTCGAGCAGGCGCTCGCGGTACGCGACCGCGCCCAGGAGGCGGGCGTCCCGTCGTGGGACGAGGTCCGGCGGGCGCACGGGGAGCTGCGGGACCTGGCGCCGCGGATCGACGACCCGGAGCTGCGGGAGCGGCTCCTGGCGGTCTGCGGCCGGCTCGCCTCGGCGACCGGCGGGACCGGCGCCGCCCCGGAGCTTTCGCTGGCCCCCCGGGAGCTGGACGTGCTGGCGGCCGTGGCCACGGGAGCCACGAACGCGGCGGCGGCGGAGCGGCTGGGGCTGCGGCCGGAGACGGTGAAGGCGTACCTGCGCTCGGCGATGCGGAAGCTGGGGGCGCACACACGGCTGGAAGCGGTGGTGGCGGCCCGCGGGGCGGGGCTGCTCCGGTAA